The following coding sequences are from one Triticum aestivum cultivar Chinese Spring chromosome 5A, IWGSC CS RefSeq v2.1, whole genome shotgun sequence window:
- the LOC123107908 gene encoding uncharacterized protein, whose protein sequence is MINGRPVRAVPHDAGPSVQEFGDRRPLNGCSQPAVLSNNDAGPSNQETLPFSQPTYEQSVHQGLDQHDPCTSQSVSPYYLAQGNFINDQGQGSFSAEPTIPSHILAPVPEDDPITFTAASLTGQQNGHFSFSTTNAPGTSYPAAVLGAEGVAGTSSDGVSLGTSSPNHVQTDILSGLTPIEFQVWLELQATLVDQDFAQTNSELLNSDSQFHGFEHDRRDR, encoded by the exons ATGATCAATGGCCGCCCAGTCCGTGCAGTGCCCCATGATGCGGGTCCTTCGGTACAAG AATTTGGTGATCGACGTCCATTGAATGGGTGCTCACAGCCGGCAGTCCTGTCAAACAACGACGCTGGTCCTTCAAACCAAGAAACGCTGCCGTTTTCGCAGCCCACATATGAACAGAGTGTGCATCAAG GACTTGACCAGCACGATCCTTGTACGTCACAGAGTGTATCTCCTTACTATCTGGCCCAGGGAAATTTCATAAATGATCAGGGACAGGGATCATTTTCAGCAGAGCCAACTATTCCGTCCCACATTCTTGCACCA GTTCCAGAGGATGACCCGATCACATTCACAGCTGCAAGTCTAACTGGCCAACAGAATGGACACTTCAGCTTCTCGACAACTAATGCTCCTGGTACTTCTTATCCTGCAGCAG TGTTGGGTGCTGAAGGTGTTGCTGGGACTTCCTCAGATGGAGTTAGTCTGGGAACCTCTTCACCTAACCATGTGCAGACTGACATCCTCAGTGGGTTAACTCCGattgaa TTCCAGGTATGGCTAGAACTACAAGCAACTTTGGTAGACCAGGATTTTGCACAAACTAACAGCG AACTGCTGAATTCCGACAGCCAATTTCATGGTTTTGAACATGACAGACGCGACCGCTGA